A region of Moorena producens PAL-8-15-08-1 DNA encodes the following proteins:
- a CDS encoding DUF1517 domain-containing protein produces MSSWRDRLNKFGGKTRFVVFRLFVHLAGSEVTPLLGVLNRAAREAVDSDGDLKVLGEELVAICQNLLQLQIYWQSAANEGDVFWKEGEAGDYVNELFTDSAGRYLSEPDFSTPLPDNEPLSIPVTQNVIVMITVAYEGEVPELETNLASVEYLEAGLKALINLHYQESLQAIQVHFSPAQLGDELTDEQILLNFPELVPL; encoded by the coding sequence ATGAGCTCTTGGCGCGATCGCTTAAATAAATTTGGTGGCAAAACTAGATTTGTAGTTTTTCGTTTGTTTGTACACTTAGCTGGTTCAGAAGTAACACCCTTGTTGGGGGTACTCAATCGTGCGGCACGGGAGGCCGTTGACTCAGACGGGGATTTGAAGGTTTTAGGGGAAGAACTGGTAGCAATTTGTCAAAACCTGCTACAGCTACAGATCTACTGGCAATCCGCAGCGAATGAAGGGGATGTCTTCTGGAAGGAAGGAGAAGCTGGGGACTACGTTAATGAACTGTTTACTGACTCAGCTGGCCGCTATCTGTCTGAACCAGATTTCAGTACACCCTTACCTGACAACGAACCTTTATCCATACCTGTGACCCAAAACGTAATTGTTATGATCACAGTAGCCTACGAAGGGGAAGTTCCTGAACTAGAAACTAACCTAGCTAGTGTTGAGTACCTAGAAGCAGGTCTAAAGGCATTGATTAATCTCCACTATCAGGAAAGTTTGCAAGCTATTCAGGTTCACTTCTCTCCAGCACAGTTGGGTGATGAACTGACTGATGAGCAAATTTTACTTAATTTCCCGGAACTGGTTCCCCTGTAA